A DNA window from Staphylococcus warneri contains the following coding sequences:
- a CDS encoding DEAD/DEAH box helicase — protein MAKHPFEHFGLNSSMIEAVKDLKFEKPTEIQNRIIPRILKGTNIIGQSQTGTGKSHSFLLPLVNQIDTDIHEPQAIVVAPTRELAQQLYQAANHLSGFKEGVNAKLFIGGTDIEKDRQRCNQQPQLVIGTPTRINDLAKSGHLHTHLASYLIIDEADLMIDLGLIEDVDFIASRLEEHSNIAVFSATIPKSLQPFLNKYLEQPDFVEVDSQSQNKKNIEFYLIPTKGTAKVEKTLKLIDILNPYLCIIFCNSRDSADELARTLNEAGIKVGMIHGGLTPRERKQQMKRIRNLDFQFVIASDLASRGIDIEGVSHVINFDVPNDIDFFTHRVGRTGRGNYRGVAITLYSPDEEENVSAIEDRGYVFENVDIKNDELTPIKAHNTRRTRQRKDDHLTNEVKNKVRSKTKRKVKPGYKKKFKQEVERMKRQERKQFSKRQNRQNRKSRKG, from the coding sequence ATGGCAAAACATCCATTTGAACACTTCGGTTTAAACTCAAGTATGATCGAAGCTGTAAAAGATTTAAAATTTGAGAAACCTACTGAAATTCAAAATAGAATTATTCCAAGAATATTAAAAGGAACTAACATTATTGGACAATCACAGACGGGGACAGGTAAATCCCATTCGTTTTTATTACCGTTAGTTAATCAAATTGATACGGACATTCATGAACCTCAAGCTATCGTTGTTGCACCTACAAGAGAATTAGCACAACAACTTTATCAAGCAGCTAACCATTTAAGCGGTTTTAAAGAAGGCGTCAATGCTAAACTATTTATCGGCGGTACAGATATTGAGAAAGACAGACAACGTTGTAACCAACAACCACAGCTAGTCATTGGTACACCAACAAGAATTAATGATTTAGCTAAAAGTGGTCATTTACACACACATTTAGCCTCATATTTAATCATAGATGAAGCTGATTTAATGATAGATTTAGGATTGATTGAAGATGTAGACTTTATCGCTTCACGTTTAGAAGAACATTCAAATATTGCTGTATTCAGTGCAACAATTCCAAAATCATTACAGCCATTTTTAAATAAATATTTAGAGCAACCTGATTTTGTAGAAGTTGATAGCCAATCACAAAATAAAAAGAATATTGAATTTTATTTAATTCCTACTAAAGGAACTGCAAAAGTTGAAAAGACACTTAAATTAATTGATATACTAAACCCTTATTTATGTATTATTTTCTGTAATAGTAGAGACAGCGCAGATGAATTAGCACGAACACTCAATGAAGCCGGTATCAAAGTGGGTATGATTCATGGTGGATTAACACCTCGTGAACGTAAACAACAAATGAAACGTATTAGAAATCTAGATTTCCAATTTGTGATTGCCAGTGATTTAGCATCAAGAGGTATTGATATTGAGGGTGTAAGCCATGTCATCAATTTCGATGTACCAAATGATATTGATTTCTTTACTCATAGAGTAGGACGTACTGGTCGAGGAAACTATCGAGGTGTAGCAATTACCTTATATAGTCCAGATGAAGAGGAAAATGTTTCTGCGATTGAAGATAGAGGTTATGTCTTTGAAAATGTGGATATTAAAAACGATGAACTTACACCTATCAAAGCACATAATACTAGACGCACTAGACAGCGCAAAGATGACCATTTAACTAATGAAGTTAAAAACAAAGTCCGTAGCAAAACAAAACGCAAAGTTAAACCAGGTTATAAAAAGAAATTTAAACAAGAAGTTGAAAGAATGAAACGACAAGAACGTAAACAATTTAGTAAACGTCAAAACCGTCAAAATAGAAAGAGTAGAAAAGGATAG
- a CDS encoding deoxyribonuclease IV — translation MLLGSHVSMSGKKMLEGSAEEAHKFGESTFMIYTGAPQNTRRKSIEDLNITKGHEAMEKYGLSNIVVHAPYIINIANTTKPEVFELGVNFLQNEIERTQAIGAKDIVLHPGSHVGAGAEVGIKKIIDGLNEVLTNDNNVRIALETMAGKGSEVGRTFEEIAQIIDGVTHNERLSICFDTCHTHDAGYNIKDDFDGVLNEFDKIIGVDRIKVVHVNDSKNEQGAHKDRHENIGFGHIGFDALNYVVHHDTFKDIPKILETPYVGEDKKNKKPPYKHEIEMLKSQTFDPNLKEKILNQ, via the coding sequence ATGTTACTTGGATCACATGTATCAATGAGTGGTAAAAAAATGTTAGAGGGATCTGCAGAAGAAGCACACAAATTCGGTGAATCTACATTTATGATTTATACAGGTGCACCTCAAAATACTCGTCGAAAAAGTATTGAAGATTTAAATATCACAAAAGGTCATGAAGCTATGGAAAAATATGGCTTATCTAATATCGTGGTACATGCGCCTTATATTATAAACATTGCTAATACTACTAAACCAGAAGTTTTCGAATTAGGCGTTAACTTTTTACAAAATGAAATTGAACGTACTCAAGCCATAGGAGCTAAAGATATCGTCTTACATCCAGGATCACACGTTGGTGCTGGTGCAGAAGTAGGTATTAAAAAGATTATCGATGGATTAAATGAAGTATTAACCAATGACAATAATGTCAGAATCGCATTAGAAACAATGGCTGGAAAAGGATCAGAAGTAGGTCGTACATTCGAAGAAATCGCGCAAATTATTGATGGCGTAACACATAATGAACGTTTATCAATATGTTTTGATACTTGCCATACACATGATGCTGGTTACAACATTAAAGATGATTTTGATGGTGTATTAAACGAATTTGATAAAATTATTGGTGTAGATAGAATTAAAGTCGTTCATGTCAATGATAGTAAAAACGAACAGGGTGCACATAAAGATAGACATGAGAATATTGGATTTGGTCATATCGGCTTTGATGCACTCAATTATGTAGTACATCATGATACATTTAAAGATATACCTAAAATTTTAGAAACACCATATGTTGGAGAAGATAAAAAAAATAAAAAGCCTCCATATAAACACGAAATTGAAATGTTAAAATCACAAACATTTGATCCAAATTTAAAAGAAAAAATTTTAAATCAATAA
- a CDS encoding metal ABC transporter ATP-binding protein: MTTPVFELKNIDYYFDHKQVLENINIKINKGEFLAIVGPNGAGKSTLLKIILGLLPLQSGEIFIDGHPIKNNKSSLKISYVSQKASSFTAGFPASVKEVVLSGLTKTKKLFQRFNQNDVKQVEHVLERLNISHLIHKNIAELSGGQQQRVLIARALISNPSVLVLDEPTNGIDAKHVNEFYETLDRLKKEGITIILVTHDIGVVADTATEVACLNKHLHFHGTTEDFKSLDEVEISKIYGHPIQFVDHQHNRECCN, translated from the coding sequence ATGACAACACCAGTATTTGAACTCAAAAACATTGATTATTATTTTGATCATAAGCAAGTACTCGAAAATATAAATATTAAAATTAATAAAGGGGAATTTTTAGCAATAGTAGGTCCTAATGGTGCTGGAAAATCGACTCTTTTAAAAATCATTTTAGGATTATTACCTTTACAATCTGGAGAAATTTTTATTGATGGTCATCCAATAAAAAATAATAAATCTTCCTTGAAAATAAGTTATGTTTCTCAAAAGGCCTCTTCATTTACTGCCGGTTTCCCAGCAAGTGTTAAAGAAGTAGTTCTTAGCGGACTAACTAAGACGAAAAAACTCTTCCAACGTTTTAATCAAAATGATGTGAAACAAGTTGAACATGTTTTAGAACGATTAAATATTTCACATTTAATTCATAAAAATATTGCGGAGCTTTCAGGTGGTCAACAGCAACGTGTTCTCATTGCTCGTGCTTTAATTTCTAACCCGAGTGTATTGGTTTTAGATGAACCAACTAATGGAATTGATGCTAAACACGTCAATGAGTTTTATGAAACTCTAGATCGCTTAAAAAAAGAAGGCATAACTATTATTTTAGTTACACATGATATTGGTGTAGTTGCTGATACAGCTACAGAAGTTGCATGTTTAAACAAACATTTACATTTTCATGGTACTACAGAAGATTTTAAATCTCTTGACGAAGTTGAAATTTCTAAAATATATGGTCATCCTATTCAATTCGTTGATCATCAACACAATAGAGAATGTTGTAACTAA